GCCGCGCCTCCGACGCCGCCGCGGTCGAGGTCGCCGGGGGTGTCCGGTGACCACCCGCTCGCTGGTGGTGGTCTCCGCCGGGCTCTCGGTGCCCTCCTCGACCAGGCTGCTGGCCGACCGGCTCACCGAGGCGACCCGGCAGGCCCTGGCCCAGGCCGGGGAGGACGTGGTGGTCGAGGTCGTCGAGCTGCGCGAGCTGGCGCACGCGATGACCGACCAGCTGCTCACCGGCGTCCCCGGTGAGCAGCTGGAGCGGGTGCAGAACTCGCTGGCCGCCGCGGACGGGGTGGTGGCGGTGACGCCGATCTTCGCCGCCTCCTACGCCGGTCTGTTCAAGACGTTCATCGACCTGCTGGAGCCCGGTCTGCTGGCCGGGACCCCGGT
The sequence above is a segment of the Auraticoccus monumenti genome. Coding sequences within it:
- a CDS encoding CE1759 family FMN reductase, with translation MTTRSLVVVSAGLSVPSSTRLLADRLTEATRQALAQAGEDVVVEVVELRELAHAMTDQLLTGVPGEQLERVQNSLAAADGVVAVTPIFAASYAGLFKTFIDLLEPGLLAGTPVLLGATAGTARHSLALDQSLRPLFGYLRAQVAPTGVVAATDDFGSDTELADRITRAGRELAALIGLGRPVAVEPEAVAPTALTPFEQLLGRR